In Cicer arietinum cultivar CDC Frontier isolate Library 1 chromosome 7, Cicar.CDCFrontier_v2.0, whole genome shotgun sequence, a single window of DNA contains:
- the LOC101495938 gene encoding protein REVEILLE 3, which produces MVSVNPNNPAQAFYFFDPSNMALPGANHLPPPTSAAVSTTVDDPNKKIRKPYTITKSRESWTDQEHEKFLEALQLFDRDWKKIEAFVGSKTVIQIRSHAQKYFLKVQKNGTSEHVPPPRPKRKAAHPYPQKAPKNAPTASQVMGPLQSSPAFIEPAYIYNTDSSSVLGTPVTSVPLSSWNCNAKPPASVPQVTKDDTGWTGSGQAVPLNCCHSSSNESTHPALPSSKGVNQGNLGKPLNVMPDFSQVYNFIGSVFDPNSTNHLQRLKQMDPINVETALLLMRNLSINLTSPEFEDHKKLLSSYDADCEKAKLANPSSKPMTVKSENPVLSA; this is translated from the exons ATGGTGTCCGTGAACCCTAATAATCCAGCACAAGCCTTTTACTTCTTCGATCCTTCAAATATGGCTCTTCCCGGTGCAAACCATCTTCCGCCACCTACTAGCGCCGCCGTATCTACCACCGTCGATGATCCGAATAAGAAGATCCGAAAACCTTACACTATTACTAAATCTAGAGAGAGCTGGACTGACCAGGAGCATGAAAAGTTTCTTGAAGCTCTCCAATT ATTTGATCGTGACTGGAAGAAGATTGAAGCCTTTGTGGGTTCAAAAACAGTCATCCAG ATACGAAGTCATGCACAGAAGTATTTTCTAAAAGTTCAGAAGAATGGAACCAGTGAACATGTACCTCCTCCTCGGCCAAAGAGAAAAGCCGCTCACCCATATCCTCAAAAAGCTCCCAAAAATG CTCCTACTGCATCCCAAGTCATGGGGCCATTGCAATCTTCACCTGCTTTTATTGAGCCAGCATACATTTATAACACAGATTCATCATCTGTGCTTGGAACACCAGTTACTAGTGTGCCTTTATCATCTTGGAATTGTAATGCTAAACCACCAGCCAGTGTGCCACAAGTGACTAAAG ATGACACGGGATGGACTGGATCTGGACAAGCTGTTCCTCTTAATTGTTGCCATAGCAGTAGTAATGAGAGCACTCACCCAGCTTTGCCAAGTAGTAAAGGGGTTAATCAAGGCAACCTGGGCAAGCCACTGAACG TCATGCCAGATTTTTCACAAGTATACAACTTCATTGGCAGTGTATTTGATCCAAATTCAACTAATCACCTACAGAGACTAAAGCAGATGGACCCAATAAATGTTGAAACG GCACTGTTGTTGATGAGAAATCTCTCCATTAATTTAACGAGTCCTGAATTTGAGGATCAT AAGAAGCTACTGTCATCATATGATGCTGACTGTGAGAAGGCAAAGTTAGCTAATCCAAGCAGCAAACCCATGACTGTTAAATCTGAAAATCCCGTTCTTTCTGCATAG
- the MAPK12 gene encoding mitogen-activated protein kinase homolog MMK2 translates to MSVESSENNIKGIPTHGGRYLQYNIYGNLFEVSKKYVPPIRPVGRGAYGIVCAAVNAETREEVAIKKIGNAFDNRIDAKRTLREIKLLRHMDHENVMSIKDIIRPPQKENFNDVYIVSELMDTDLHQIIRSNQPMTDDHCRYFVYQLLRGLKYVHSANVLHRDLKPSNLLLNANCDLKIADFGLARTTSETDFMTEYVVTRWYRAPELLLNCSEYTAAIDIWSVGCILGEIVTRQPLFPGRDYVHQLRLVTELIGSPDDASLGFLRSENARRYVRQLPQYPKQNFSARFPNMSPGAVDLLEKMLVFDPSKRIRVDEALCHPYLAPLHDINEEPVSTRPFSFDSEEPMFSEEDIKELIWRESVRFNPDPPIH, encoded by the exons ATGTCTGTTGAATCAAGTGAGAATAACATTAAAGGAATACCAACTCATGGTGGAAGATACTTGCAGTACAATATCTATGGTAATCTCTTTGAGGTTTCCAAAAAGTATGTCCCTCCTATTCGTCCTGTTGGCAGAGGTGCTTATGGTATTGTTTG TGCTGCTGTAAATGCCGAGACACGTGAGGAAGTCGCCATTAAGAAGATTGGCAATGCATTTGACAACAGAATAGATGCTAAAAGGACCTTACGAGAAATAAAACTTCTTCGCCACATGGATCatgaaaat GTGATGTCCATTAAAGATATTATACGACCTCCACAGAAGGAGAACTTCAACGATGTGTACATTGTTTCTGAGTTAATGGACACAGATCTGCATCAAATAATACGTTCCAATCAACCAATGACAGATGATCATTGTCGG TATTTTGTGTATCAACTTTTACGAGGGCTCAAATATGTACATTCAGCAAATGTTTTGCACCGGGACCTCAAGCCTAGCAATTTGCTACTGAATGCCAATTGTGACCTTAAGATTGCAGACTTCGGTCTCGCTAGAACTACATCGGAAACGGATTTTATGACTGAGTATGTGGTTACTCGGTGGTACCGAGCTCCCGAACTGCTGCTTAATTGTTCAGAATATACAGCAGCGATTGATATATGGTCTGTTGGTTGCATACTTGGTGAAATTGTAACAAGACAACCCCTCTTTCCTGGCAGAGATTATGTTCATCAGCTGAGACTTGTCACAGAG CTGATAGGTTCACCAGATGATGCCAGCCTTGGATTCCTACGCAGTGAAAATGCTCGTAGATACGTACGACAACTTCCACAATATCCAAAGCAAAATTTTTCTGCTAGATTTCCCAACATGTCTCCAGGGGCTGTTGATTTGCTAGAGAAGATGCTTGTCTTTGATCCAAGCAAGCGCATTAGAG TTGATGAGGCGTTGTGCCATCCATACCTGGCACCTCTCCATGATATCAATGAGGAACCTGTAAGTACCAGACCTTTCAGTTTTGACTCTGAGGAACCAATGTTCTCTGAAGAAGATATCAAGGAACTCATCTGGAGAGAGTCTGTGAGGTTCAATCCTGATCCACCAATTcactga
- the LOC101496272 gene encoding probable serine/threonine-protein kinase At1g01540 gives MSLYDATFIDKQLSRRTTIFGLRLWVLIGILVAFFIVLSLFLLSLCFTFRRRHKTKLNHRPPVVSKEIKEIINHAPPLSEIHVDTVKLELHNFNNNNNNHPVSYSGESRGTGSVCETVSSLGSVVGPEVSHLGWGRWYTLRELEAATNGLSEHNVIGEGGYGIVYSGVLPDGTKIAVKNLLNNKGQAEREFKVEVEVIGRVRHKNLVRLLGYCVEGEYRMLVYEYVDNGNLEQWLHGDVGPVSPVTWEIRMNIILGTAKGLAYLHEGLEPKVVHRDVKSSNILLDCQWNPKVSDFGLAKLLHSEHSYVTTRVMGTFGYVAPEYACTGMLNERSDVYSFGILIMEMITGRIPVDYSRPQGEVNLIEWLKNMVGSRKAEEVVDPKLSEKPSSKALKRALLVALRCVDPDAAKRPKMGHVIHMLEVDGLLFRDDRRIAGESSRSDRDYVQDHKGSSLDKYRIGEESSRSDRDYVRDHKGSSLDKYQIGEEITVQSEDDSSRSHYQPTRLR, from the exons ATGTCACTATACGATGCTACTTTCATCGACAAACAACTTTCGAGACGAACAACAATATTCGGTCTCCGTCTCTGGGTCCTCATCGGAATCCTCGTCGCTTTCTTCATCGTCCTCTCTCTCTTCCTTCTCTCTCTCTGCTTCACCTTCCGCCGCCGCCATAAAACCAAACTCAACCACCGCCCTCCCGTCGTTTCCAAGGAAATCAAAGAAATCATCAACCACGCGCCACCTCTCTCCGAGATCCACGTCGACACAGTGAAGTTGGAGCTccacaatttcaacaacaacaacaacaaccacccTGTCTCATACAGTGGGGAGAGCAGAGGAACTGGCAGTGTGTGTGAAACGGTGTCGTCTTTGGGAAGTGTGGTGGGTCCCGAAGTTTCGCATCTTGGGTGGGGTAGATGGTATACTTTAAGAGAACTTGAAGCTGCTACTAATGGTTTGTCTGAACACAATGTTATTGGTGAAGGTGGTTATGGAATTGTTTACAGTGGTGTTCTTCCTGATGGTACCAAAATTGCTGTTAAGAATCTTTTGAATAACAA AGGCCAAGCTGAGAGAGAATTTAAAGTTGAAGTAGAAGTAATAGGTCGTGTGCGCCACAAGAATCTTGTTAGGTTGCTTGGATACTGTGTTGAAGGGGAATACAg GATGCTTGTGTATGAATATGTTGATAATGGCAATCTGGAACAATGGCTGCATGGAGATGTTGGACCTGTAAGCCCTGTGACATGGGAAATCCGGATGAACATTATATTGGGCACGGCGAAAGG ATTGGCTTATCTTCACGAGGGTCTTGAACCGAAAGTTGTCCACCGAGATGTGAAATCAAGTAACATACTCCTTGATTGCCAATGGAACCCCAAGGTTTCTGATTTTGGTCTTGCTAAGCTTCTGCATTCCGAGCACAGTTATGTCACGACTCGAGTGATGGGGACATTCGG TTATGTTGCGCCCGAGTACGCCTGCACTGGAATGTTGAATGAGAGGAGCGACGTGTATAGCTTTGGGATACTGATCATGGAAATGATCACCGGAAGAATTCCTGTCGATTATAGCAGACCACAAGGAGAG GTTAATTTGATTGAGTGGTTAAAAAATATGGTTGGAAGTCGAAAAGCTGAGGAAGTAGTCGATCCTAAGCTTTCGGAGAAGCCATCTTCAAAGGCTCTTAAACGTGCTTTGTTGGTTGCTCTTCGATGTGTTGATCCTGATGCCGCAAAGAGGCCTAAAATGGGACATGTGATTCATATGCTTGAGGTTGACGGCCTCTTATTTCGCGAC GATCGAAGGATCGCCGGAGAATCTTCTCGTTCTGATCGTGATTATGTACAAGATCATAAGGGTTCAAGTTTAGACAAATATCGGATAGGCGAAGAATCTTCTCGTTCTGATCGAGATTATGTACGAGATCATAAGGGTTCAAGTTTAGATAAATATCAGATAGGCGAAGAGATCACCGTTCAAAGTGAAGATGATAGTAGTAGAAGTCACTATCAACCCACTAGGTTGAGATGA
- the LOC101496821 gene encoding protein BPS1, chloroplastic-like, producing MSRSQDPHPSRSFFPFGNPFRMKAPKGSHMSPQLLAVLQAFEVTLAERLRKLMPKSKDEILSLSWMTLAMKSLCETHNDVRTLITDLELPVSVWDEKWVDVYFDISTKLLDICNAFSSELSRLNQGNLPLKCALHNLNPASSKQFHRACTLLDDWRRHISAKNPRIEKCSTILDGLVGTLDLPKVKNSAKGKVLMQAMYGVKVETVFVCSVFSAAFSGSSKKLLDLDVADMYSWTPAFKSLQSLVNEEIRVRFSSGKFSVFSELEAVDAVVKELRPTIQGGVDTEDKVEKELLLKTVEELGMAAEKLSLGMDLLAKGVDGFFQAVLASRDTLLSSLRFDKTVNDRVLGRNIDQQLVH from the coding sequence ATGAGTCGTTCACAGGATCCACACCCATCCCGATCTTTCTTCCCTTTTGGAAATCCTTTTCGCATGAAAGCACCTAAAGGCTCTCACATGTCTCCACAACTTCTTGCAGTATTGCAAGCTTTTGAAGTAACATTAGCAGAGAGGCTAAGAAAGCTTATGCCTAAAAGCAAGGATGAAATCCTCAGCTTGTCTTGGATGACTTTGGCTATGAAGTCACTTTGCGAAACCCATAATGACGTACGAACCCTTATAACAGATCTTGAGCTGCCCGTGAGTGTTTGGGATGAAAAATGGGTTGATGTCTACTTCGACATAAGTACGAAGTTATTAGACATATGCAACGCATTTAGTTCTGAGCTTTCACGTCTGAATCAGGGCAATCTTCCGCTCAAGTGTGCACTGCACAATTTAAATCCAGCCTCATCAAAGCAATTTCATCGAGCCTGTACTTTACTCGATGATTGGAGGCGACACATTAGTGCTAAGAACCCTAGAATTGAGAAGTGTAGCACCATTTTAGATGGTCTTGTGGGAACACTTGATCTTCCCAAGGTTAAAAATTCTGCAAAAGGTAAGGTTTTGATGCAAGCTATGTATGGAGTCAAGGTGGAGACTGTATTTGTTTGCAGTGTGTTTTCTGCAGCATTCTCTGGCTCTTCAAAGAAGTTGCTAGACTTGGATGTTGCTGACATGTATTCATGGACTCCAGCTTTTAAAAGTTTACAGAGTCTTGTAAATGAAGAAATTAGAGTTAGATTTTCCAGTGGTAAGTTTTCTGTATTTAGTGAGTTGGAAGCGGTTGATGCTGTCGTGAAGGAATTACGTCCTACTATCCAAGGTGGTGTAGATACCGAAGACAAAGTTGAGAAAGAGTTGCTTCTGAAGACTGTTGAGGAATTAGGCATGGCTGCTGAGAAGCTTTCCCTAGGAATGGATCTTCTTGCAAAGGGAGTGGACGGTTTCTTCCAAGCAGTTTTGGCTAGTCGTGATACTTTGCTATCCTCTCTGAGGTTTGATAAAACTGTAAATGATCGTGTCCTTGGTCGTAACATAGATCAGCAATTAGTCCATTGA